One genomic window of Candidatus Nitrospira inopinata includes the following:
- the lepB gene encoding signal peptidase I: MSADRNQADVDKMSGSTNGDPPLPAAKTAEHGTDRAGHKSIIREYTEAIIVAMLLAFTIRVFVVQAFKIPSGSMIPTLLIGDHILVSKLSYGLQWPSDCKLQWNVPPVNCYTSRTLIEFGKPQRGDIIVFRFPEDEEKDFIKRIVGLPGDTVQIRNKVVLVNGQPLDDRAFTQRVDPSMIDGAINPRDNFGPVTVPEGSYFVMGDNRDQSLDSRFWGYVREEKIRGKAFRIYWSWNGQGNWTEWVRWERLGKAIR, from the coding sequence ATGAGCGCCGATCGCAATCAAGCCGACGTCGACAAAATGTCCGGTTCCACGAACGGCGATCCGCCTCTTCCCGCGGCCAAGACCGCGGAGCACGGAACGGATCGCGCCGGTCACAAGTCGATCATCCGCGAGTACACCGAAGCGATCATCGTCGCCATGCTGCTCGCGTTTACGATCCGGGTCTTCGTGGTGCAGGCGTTCAAGATTCCGTCCGGCTCGATGATCCCGACCTTGCTGATCGGCGACCATATCTTGGTGAGCAAGCTCTCCTACGGCCTTCAGTGGCCGTCGGACTGCAAGCTGCAATGGAACGTCCCCCCCGTCAATTGTTATACGTCCCGGACGTTGATCGAGTTCGGCAAGCCGCAGCGCGGCGACATCATCGTGTTCCGATTTCCCGAAGACGAAGAAAAAGATTTCATCAAGCGCATCGTCGGGCTTCCGGGCGATACGGTGCAGATTCGCAACAAGGTCGTGCTCGTCAACGGCCAACCGCTCGACGACAGGGCCTTTACCCAGCGGGTCGATCCCAGTATGATCGACGGCGCGATTAATCCGCGCGACAATTTCGGTCCCGTGACGGTTCCCGAAGGGTCCTACTTCGTCATGGGCGATAACCGTGATCAGAGCCTCGACAGCCGGTTCTGGGGGTACGTGCGGGAGGAGAAAATTCGGGGCAAGGCCTTCCGCATCTATTGGTCGTGGAACGGGCAAGGAAATTGGACCGAATGGGTCCGATGGGAGCGGTTGGGCAAGGCCATTCGCTGA
- the lepA gene encoding translation elongation factor 4, translating to MQSLIRNFSIIAHIDHGKSTLADRFLEATGAVTAREAKEQILDAMDLERERGITIKAHAVAIRYKAKDGKIYALHLIDTPGHVDFTYEVSRSLAACEGSLLLVDATQGVQAQTIANVNLAMANRHVIIPVINKIDLASADVEGTKQSISEVLMLDSAEAIPISAKEGRGVPEVLEAIIERIPPPSGDPDGPLKALIFDSWFDNYQGVIVLIRVVDGSVRPGVKIKVMSNGRLFEVTEVGQFTPKRVKKPELLTGEVGYLCANMKEVADVKIGDTITDAARPAAEPLPGYKEVKPLVFCGLYSTDTAKYEDLRDALLKLRLNDSSFVYEPETSLALGFGFRCGFLGLLHMEIIQERLEREYGLSLITTAPTVVYRVTTTKGQVLEIDNPAELPPPHLIERFEEPFILVTIITPERYMGAILQLCQERRGIQRSIQFLDPTRVMIGYELPLNEVILDFYDKLKSRTQGYASLDYEMLGYRESDLVKLDILLNGEAVDALSFITHRERSYPRGRQLVEKMKELIPRQMFEIAVQAAIGNKIIARETIGAMKKNVTAKCYGGDITRKRKLLEKQKEGKKRMKAVGSVEVPQEAFLAILRVGDE from the coding sequence TTGCAAAGCCTTATACGCAATTTCTCGATTATCGCCCATATCGATCACGGCAAATCAACCCTCGCTGACCGGTTCCTCGAAGCCACAGGCGCAGTGACGGCCCGAGAGGCCAAAGAACAGATTCTCGATGCCATGGACCTGGAGCGGGAACGTGGCATTACGATCAAGGCGCACGCGGTGGCGATCCGGTATAAAGCCAAGGACGGGAAGATCTACGCGCTGCATTTGATCGATACGCCCGGTCACGTCGATTTTACGTACGAGGTATCCAGAAGCTTGGCGGCCTGCGAAGGGTCCTTGCTGCTGGTTGACGCGACGCAAGGGGTGCAGGCGCAGACGATCGCCAACGTCAATTTGGCCATGGCGAACAGACACGTCATCATTCCCGTGATCAACAAAATCGATCTGGCCAGCGCGGACGTCGAGGGCACCAAACAGTCCATTTCCGAGGTCTTGATGCTGGACTCGGCCGAGGCCATTCCGATCAGCGCCAAAGAAGGTCGTGGAGTGCCGGAGGTGCTGGAGGCGATCATCGAGCGGATTCCTCCTCCGTCCGGCGATCCGGACGGTCCGCTGAAGGCGCTGATTTTCGATTCGTGGTTCGACAACTATCAAGGCGTCATCGTCCTGATTCGCGTCGTGGACGGCTCCGTGCGCCCCGGCGTGAAAATCAAAGTCATGTCGAACGGTCGCTTGTTCGAGGTGACGGAGGTCGGCCAATTTACTCCCAAGCGGGTCAAGAAGCCCGAACTCTTGACGGGGGAAGTCGGTTATTTGTGCGCCAACATGAAGGAAGTCGCGGACGTCAAGATCGGCGACACCATCACCGACGCGGCGAGACCGGCGGCGGAACCGCTGCCGGGTTACAAAGAGGTCAAGCCGCTGGTCTTTTGCGGGCTGTACTCGACCGATACGGCGAAGTACGAGGATTTGCGCGACGCGCTGCTGAAGTTGCGGCTCAATGATTCGTCGTTCGTGTACGAGCCGGAAACCTCGCTGGCGCTGGGATTCGGGTTTCGATGCGGATTTTTGGGGCTGCTCCACATGGAGATCATCCAGGAGCGTCTTGAGCGGGAATACGGGCTGTCGCTCATCACTACGGCGCCGACCGTGGTCTATCGGGTGACGACGACGAAGGGGCAGGTGCTGGAGATCGACAATCCCGCTGAATTGCCTCCTCCCCATCTGATCGAGCGATTCGAAGAGCCGTTCATTTTGGTCACGATCATTACGCCGGAACGGTACATGGGCGCCATTCTCCAACTCTGTCAGGAACGGCGCGGGATTCAGCGAAGCATTCAGTTTCTCGATCCGACCCGCGTGATGATCGGGTACGAGCTGCCGCTGAACGAAGTCATTTTGGATTTCTACGACAAGCTGAAATCCCGCACGCAAGGCTATGCCTCGCTGGACTACGAGATGTTGGGCTATCGGGAATCCGATCTGGTCAAGCTCGACATTTTGTTGAACGGAGAAGCCGTGGACGCCTTGTCGTTCATTACGCATCGAGAGCGATCCTATCCTCGAGGCCGGCAGTTGGTGGAAAAGATGAAAGAACTGATTCCCCGCCAGATGTTCGAAATCGCCGTTCAGGCGGCCATCGGCAACAAGATCATCGCACGGGAAACCATCGGCGCCATGAAAAAGAACGTCACGGCCAAGTGCTACGGGGGGGACATCACGCGGAAGCGCAAGTTGCTGGAGAAGCAAAAAGAGGGCAAAAAGCGGATGAAGGCCGTCGGGAGCGTGGAAGTGCCGCAGGAAGCCTTCCTGGCGATTCTTCGAGTCGGGGACGAATGA
- the bioA gene encoding adenosylmethionine--8-amino-7-oxononanoate transaminase: MKRTPSARQLSQWDRRHVWHPFTQMQEWERDDPLIIERGRGSFVIDTAGRRYLDGTSSIWVNLHGHRHPALDRALKRQLDKIAHSTFLGLSNPPAIELARELIKIAPQGLTRVFYSDNGSTAVEVALKMAVQYWQQRHPEAGPKRSFLHLKLAYHGDTIGAVSIGNIDLFHARFKPLLFPTVEADPPHCYRCPLTLTYPSCNLACIDPVERLLKTRHRELAGFVIEPLVQAAAGMITHPPGYLKRIRELCTQYNVLLIADEVATGFGRTGKMFACQHEAVTPDLMAISKGMTGGYMPLAATLTTEEIYNAFLGTYEEFKTFFHGHSYTGNPLGCAVALENLRIFRRERTLSRLRPKLSALTTLLAPLARHPHVGDVRRVGLMVGIELVRDRPAKEPYPITARIGHRVAAEARRNGLLLRPLGNVIVLIPPLSVSLSELKRMVTIVRSAIETVTERWVDGTDETKPVGKRGHSSKRSRSPANDRSLKNEPGRLLSRGESRTSSPRPRRR, from the coding sequence GTGAAACGAACTCCCTCCGCCCGACAGCTCTCGCAATGGGACCGCCGACACGTCTGGCACCCCTTCACGCAAATGCAGGAGTGGGAGCGGGACGATCCGCTCATCATCGAACGCGGCCGCGGCTCGTTCGTGATCGATACGGCGGGCCGCCGCTATCTTGACGGAACGTCTTCCATCTGGGTCAACCTTCACGGTCACCGCCATCCCGCTCTTGACCGGGCACTCAAACGACAGCTCGACAAGATCGCCCATTCGACGTTCTTGGGGCTCTCGAACCCGCCGGCGATCGAACTGGCGCGCGAGTTGATCAAAATCGCGCCCCAAGGGCTGACCCGCGTCTTTTACTCGGACAACGGTTCGACGGCGGTTGAAGTGGCCTTGAAAATGGCCGTCCAATACTGGCAGCAACGGCACCCGGAGGCGGGCCCCAAACGGAGTTTTCTCCACTTGAAACTGGCGTATCACGGGGACACCATCGGAGCCGTCAGCATCGGCAACATCGACCTGTTCCATGCCAGGTTTAAACCGCTTCTTTTCCCGACTGTCGAGGCCGACCCTCCCCATTGTTATCGCTGCCCGCTCACGCTTACGTATCCTTCGTGCAATCTGGCCTGCATCGACCCCGTCGAACGGCTGCTCAAGACCCGTCATCGTGAGTTGGCCGGTTTTGTCATCGAGCCGTTGGTCCAGGCCGCGGCCGGCATGATCACTCATCCGCCCGGCTATCTCAAACGAATCCGCGAACTCTGCACGCAATACAATGTCCTCCTGATCGCCGACGAGGTCGCCACCGGCTTCGGCAGAACCGGGAAGATGTTCGCCTGCCAGCACGAAGCCGTCACGCCGGATCTCATGGCGATCAGCAAAGGCATGACCGGCGGCTACATGCCGCTGGCCGCCACCCTGACCACTGAAGAAATCTACAACGCGTTCCTGGGGACCTATGAAGAGTTCAAGACCTTTTTTCACGGCCACAGCTACACGGGCAACCCCCTCGGCTGCGCGGTGGCCCTTGAAAACCTGCGTATTTTTCGAAGGGAGCGGACTCTCAGCCGACTCAGGCCGAAGCTCTCGGCCTTGACGACCCTCCTTGCGCCTTTGGCCCGCCACCCACATGTGGGCGACGTTCGACGAGTAGGATTGATGGTGGGCATTGAATTGGTTCGAGACCGTCCCGCCAAAGAACCGTATCCCATCACGGCAAGAATCGGTCATCGAGTCGCCGCCGAGGCGAGGCGGAACGGCCTGTTGCTCCGTCCGCTGGGCAACGTCATCGTGCTGATCCCGCCGCTGAGCGTATCCCTCTCGGAGTTGAAGCGAATGGTCACAATCGTCCGTTCAGCGATTGAGACGGTCACCGAACGTTGGGTGGATGGAACCGATGAAACAAAACCGGTTGGAAAGCGCGGTCATTCTTCCAAGCGATCCCGCTCGCCCGCCAACGATCGATCACTCAAGAACGAACCGGGCAGGCTTCTCTCGCGGGGCGAGAGTCGAACTTCGTCGCCGAGGCCAAGGCGCAGGTGA
- a CDS encoding SAM hydrolase/SAM-dependent halogenase family protein, translated as MPPTRPLITLLSDFGVRDWFVPSMKGVILRINPAVSIVDLSHDITPHQIEEAGFFLASCIHYFPEGTIHVAVVDPGVGTTRRPLLISTGVSFFIGPDNGLFSEILDQHPRAEVRKIDNRDYRLETAGSTFDGRDIFAPAAAWLSTGVPKELFGPVIHDPVRRFLVRPAWQEESLLGRIVCVDHFGNLISNLRREDVDTVEARSRQSGVLIRIGAWAIDGLVASYDEGSYEIPKALINSNGHVEVFLRERNAALHLRLGLGDEVRLSPRERSLPGSFLSDRSLAGERDRLEE; from the coding sequence GTGCCGCCGACGCGGCCCCTTATCACCCTTCTGTCTGATTTCGGCGTGCGAGACTGGTTTGTGCCGAGCATGAAGGGGGTGATTCTAAGGATCAATCCCGCCGTCTCGATCGTGGATTTGTCGCATGATATTACGCCTCATCAGATCGAAGAGGCCGGATTTTTTCTGGCGTCCTGCATTCACTATTTCCCCGAAGGGACTATCCACGTTGCGGTGGTCGATCCCGGGGTCGGAACAACCCGGCGGCCGTTGTTGATCTCCACGGGCGTCTCGTTTTTTATCGGTCCGGACAACGGGTTGTTCAGCGAAATCCTCGATCAACATCCGAGGGCCGAGGTGCGAAAAATCGACAATCGCGACTATCGGCTGGAGACGGCCGGTTCGACCTTCGACGGCCGCGACATATTCGCGCCGGCCGCCGCCTGGTTGAGCACGGGGGTGCCGAAGGAGTTGTTCGGCCCCGTGATTCACGATCCGGTCCGCCGCTTTCTGGTGCGCCCGGCGTGGCAGGAGGAATCGCTTTTGGGGCGGATCGTCTGCGTCGATCACTTCGGAAACCTCATCTCGAATCTGCGCCGGGAAGACGTCGATACCGTGGAGGCCAGATCTCGGCAATCCGGAGTCCTGATTCGAATCGGGGCTTGGGCGATCGACGGGCTCGTCGCCAGCTATGACGAGGGGTCGTATGAAATCCCCAAAGCCTTGATCAACAGCAACGGCCACGTCGAAGTGTTTCTCCGAGAGCGCAACGCCGCGCTTCACCTGCGCCTTGGCCTCGGCGACGAAGTTCGACTCTCGCCCCGCGAGAGAAGCCTGCCCGGTTCGTTCTTGAGTGATCGATCGTTGGCGGGCGAGCGGGATCGCTTGGAAGAATGA
- the greA gene encoding transcription elongation factor GreA gives MPTPITKKGYDALKAELDRLRKIERPKVIEAIAEARAHGDLSENAEYDAAKERQAFIESRISEIETKLADARVVEITGRNSDTVVFGATVMVIEQESQEKKRYTLVGQDEADLKFNKISVQSPVGRALIGKRVGDFVEVKTPTKTVEYEVVEIAFEDV, from the coding sequence ATGCCGACACCGATTACCAAAAAAGGATACGATGCGTTGAAGGCCGAGTTGGACCGGCTGCGAAAGATCGAGCGTCCCAAGGTGATAGAGGCGATCGCGGAAGCCCGCGCGCACGGGGATCTGAGCGAAAACGCCGAATACGACGCGGCCAAAGAGCGCCAGGCGTTCATTGAATCGCGAATTTCCGAGATCGAAACCAAGCTGGCCGACGCCCGCGTCGTCGAAATCACGGGGCGAAACAGCGACACGGTGGTGTTCGGCGCGACCGTGATGGTGATCGAGCAGGAGTCGCAGGAGAAAAAACGGTATACGCTCGTGGGCCAGGATGAAGCCGATCTGAAGTTCAACAAGATTTCCGTCCAATCCCCGGTCGGCCGTGCGCTCATCGGGAAACGGGTGGGCGACTTCGTTGAGGTGAAAACCCCGACGAAGACGGTCGAATACGAGGTGGTGGAGATCGCATTCGAGGACGTCTAG
- the carB gene encoding carbamoyl-phosphate synthase large subunit → MPKRTDIRSVLIIGSGPIVIGQACEFDYSGTQACKALKEEGYRVILINSNPATIMTDPEMADRTYVEPITVDVVEAVIERERPDALLPTMGGQTALNTTMGLVKKGVLDKYGVKLIGASAEAIHKAEDREAFKAAMQRVGLRVPKSGTAHSRAEATALLETVGFPAIIRPSFTMGGTGGNIAYNREEFVKLIDWALAMSPVSQVLIEESVIGWKEYELEVMRDLKDNVVIVCPIENLDPMGVHTGDSITVAPAMTLTDKEYQRMRDAALTIIREIGVETGGSNIQFGVNPENGDMVVIEMNPRVSRSSALASKATGFPIAKIAAKLAVGYTLDEITNDITGVTKASFEPAIDYVVVKIPRFAFQKFKGADPTLTTQMKSVGEAMAIGRTFKEALQKAIRSLELELNGLASRMGIDRGLPAGANRDEMIANVRRLLRAPLAERLWYLADGIRLGLGSEELFAITKIDPWFIEQVRELVEFERGLVGRAEELAAGLNTAMNGWLWEAKRLGFSDDRIGRLLGVDAASVRRARMGGEKETPSAADRRPVTYKRVDTCAAEFEAHTPYLYSTYGSECEARPSDRKKVMILGGGPNRIGQGIEFDYCCVHAAMALREEGVETIMVNCNPETVSTDYDTSDRLYFEPLTEEDVLNIVRTEQPMGVVLQFGGQTPLKLALPLSRAGVRILGTSPDAIDLAEDRERFRDLLMKLGLRQAESGMARSLEEADRVAEALGYPVMVRPSYVLGGRSMQIVYDHAGLMEYMKSAVKASPDHPVLIDKYLSDAIEVDADAISDGKTVVVAGIMEHIEEAGVHSGDSACSLPVYTLDKAVVREIERQMKLLAKALGVVGLMNAQFAVKNGTVYILEVNPRGSRTVPFVSKAIGVPLTKLAMKVMLGRTLDELGFTSPPQPAHMSVKEAVFPFTKFAGVDVLLGPEMKSTGEVMGIDEDFGWAFAKSQAGAGAALPKSGTAFISVRAADRPAALEVARRLRAVGFHIQATTGTAHYLREHGVEAAMVNKVSEGRPHIVDHIKNGEVALVVNTVQTASAHSDSISIRREALQKGLSYYTTMRGAMAAVLGIEAIVKKGLSIRSLQEYHRP, encoded by the coding sequence ATGCCGAAACGCACAGACATCCGCTCCGTTCTGATCATCGGCTCCGGACCGATCGTCATCGGCCAGGCCTGCGAGTTCGACTATTCCGGCACGCAGGCGTGCAAGGCGCTCAAGGAAGAAGGCTATCGGGTCATTCTCATCAACAGCAATCCCGCCACGATCATGACCGATCCGGAGATGGCCGACCGCACCTACGTGGAACCGATTACCGTGGACGTCGTCGAGGCCGTGATCGAGCGGGAACGGCCCGACGCGTTGCTGCCGACGATGGGCGGGCAGACGGCGCTCAACACGACCATGGGATTGGTCAAAAAGGGGGTGCTGGACAAATACGGCGTCAAGCTGATCGGCGCGTCGGCCGAGGCCATTCACAAGGCGGAAGATCGCGAAGCCTTCAAGGCGGCGATGCAGCGGGTCGGGCTGCGCGTGCCCAAGAGCGGCACAGCTCACAGCCGCGCGGAGGCGACGGCGCTGTTGGAAACGGTCGGGTTTCCCGCCATCATCCGGCCTTCGTTTACGATGGGCGGAACCGGCGGCAATATCGCCTACAATCGCGAGGAGTTCGTCAAACTGATCGATTGGGCGTTGGCCATGAGCCCCGTGAGCCAGGTGTTGATCGAAGAGTCAGTCATCGGATGGAAGGAATACGAGCTGGAGGTGATGCGCGATCTCAAAGACAACGTCGTGATCGTCTGTCCGATCGAAAATCTCGATCCCATGGGCGTCCACACCGGAGACAGCATCACCGTCGCGCCGGCCATGACGTTGACCGACAAGGAATACCAGCGGATGCGGGACGCGGCGCTCACGATCATCCGGGAAATCGGCGTCGAAACGGGCGGCTCGAACATCCAGTTCGGCGTGAACCCCGAGAACGGCGACATGGTCGTCATCGAGATGAATCCCCGCGTCTCCCGAAGCTCGGCATTGGCGTCGAAGGCGACCGGATTTCCGATCGCCAAGATCGCCGCCAAGCTGGCGGTCGGCTACACGTTGGATGAAATCACGAACGACATCACCGGAGTCACGAAGGCGTCCTTCGAGCCCGCGATCGACTACGTGGTCGTGAAAATTCCGCGGTTCGCCTTTCAGAAGTTCAAAGGCGCCGACCCGACCCTCACGACGCAGATGAAGTCGGTCGGGGAGGCCATGGCGATCGGGCGGACGTTCAAGGAAGCGTTGCAGAAGGCGATTCGATCGTTGGAGCTGGAGCTGAACGGATTGGCCTCGCGCATGGGAATCGATCGGGGGCTTCCAGCGGGGGCGAATCGGGACGAGATGATCGCAAACGTCCGTCGCCTGTTGCGCGCGCCGCTTGCGGAACGGCTGTGGTATCTCGCCGACGGCATTCGGTTGGGACTCGGCTCCGAGGAGCTTTTCGCCATCACCAAAATCGATCCCTGGTTCATCGAGCAGGTGCGGGAATTGGTGGAATTCGAGCGGGGACTCGTCGGCAGGGCGGAAGAGCTGGCGGCCGGTCTCAATACGGCAATGAACGGATGGCTCTGGGAGGCCAAGCGACTGGGATTCTCAGATGACCGGATCGGCCGGCTGTTGGGGGTCGACGCGGCTTCCGTCCGCCGGGCGCGCATGGGAGGTGAAAAAGAGACGCCGTCCGCGGCCGATCGCCGGCCCGTCACGTACAAGCGGGTCGATACCTGCGCGGCGGAGTTTGAAGCCCATACGCCGTATCTGTATTCCACCTACGGAAGCGAGTGCGAGGCCAGGCCGTCCGATCGGAAGAAGGTGATGATTCTTGGCGGCGGGCCCAATCGGATCGGGCAGGGGATCGAGTTCGACTATTGTTGCGTCCACGCGGCCATGGCGCTCAGGGAAGAAGGGGTTGAGACGATCATGGTCAACTGCAATCCCGAGACGGTCAGCACGGACTATGACACGTCGGACCGGCTTTACTTTGAGCCGTTGACCGAAGAGGACGTATTGAATATCGTGCGCACGGAACAACCGATGGGCGTGGTGCTCCAGTTCGGCGGGCAGACGCCGTTGAAACTGGCGCTTCCCCTGTCCAGAGCCGGCGTCAGAATCTTGGGCACCAGCCCGGACGCCATCGATTTGGCCGAGGATCGCGAGCGGTTTCGGGATCTTTTGATGAAGCTCGGTCTGCGCCAAGCCGAAAGCGGCATGGCACGGTCCCTTGAAGAGGCGGATCGGGTGGCGGAGGCGCTCGGTTACCCCGTGATGGTGCGTCCTTCCTACGTGCTCGGCGGTCGGTCGATGCAAATCGTCTATGACCATGCGGGGTTGATGGAGTACATGAAGTCCGCCGTCAAGGCGTCTCCAGACCATCCCGTCCTGATCGACAAGTATTTGTCCGATGCCATCGAAGTCGACGCCGATGCGATTTCAGACGGGAAGACGGTCGTCGTGGCCGGCATTATGGAGCATATCGAAGAGGCCGGCGTCCATTCCGGGGACTCGGCCTGTTCGCTGCCGGTCTATACACTGGACAAGGCCGTCGTGCGCGAGATTGAACGACAGATGAAACTCTTGGCCAAGGCGTTGGGAGTGGTCGGGCTGATGAACGCCCAATTCGCCGTGAAGAACGGAACCGTCTATATCCTTGAAGTCAATCCGCGGGGATCGCGCACCGTACCTTTTGTCAGCAAGGCGATCGGAGTGCCCCTGACGAAGTTGGCCATGAAGGTGATGCTGGGGCGCACGCTGGATGAACTCGGCTTCACGTCGCCGCCGCAACCGGCCCACATGTCCGTCAAGGAAGCGGTCTTTCCGTTCACGAAATTCGCCGGCGTCGACGTGCTCTTGGGCCCGGAGATGAAATCGACCGGGGAAGTGATGGGCATCGACGAGGACTTCGGGTGGGCCTTCGCGAAATCCCAGGCGGGAGCCGGAGCCGCGCTCCCAAAGTCGGGCACTGCCTTTATCAGCGTCAGGGCGGCGGATCGACCGGCGGCCTTGGAAGTGGCCAGGCGTCTCCGGGCCGTCGGCTTTCACATTCAGGCGACGACCGGCACGGCGCATTATTTAAGAGAGCACGGAGTCGAGGCGGCGATGGTCAACAAAGTGAGCGAAGGCCGGCCGCACATCGTGGATCACATCAAAAACGGAGAGGTGGCGCTCGTGGTCAACACGGTTCAGACCGCCTCGGCCCATTCCGATTCCATTTCCATCCGCAGGGAGGCCTTGCAAAAGGGGCTGTCGTACTATACGACCATGCGCGGCGCGATGGCCGCCGTCCTTGGCATCGAGGCGATCGTGAAGAAAGGGCTATCCATCCGTTCGTTGCAGGAGTATCATCGGCCCTAA
- a CDS encoding M48 family metallopeptidase, translated as MLSLSIERRALLRKGVRFVVGLQGLVGFGMAGWFVSTATGCYRAPGTARDQFITISEEKEMAMGISAFHEILRKARLSDDLEINEMVNRVGGRIAAAANKPEYQWEFVVIQDDRTVNAFALPGGKVAVFTGILKFTQNENGLATVMGHEVAHVLQRHGAERYSRGILETIAQVGALAAGAAAGRPDAAVAAMSAYGVGVSLPFGRSQESEADFIGLRLMAQAGYDPREAVPFWERMSGCPRQLIGKACFRAQQNIPEFLSTHPSDSTRLNQIEAWLPDALKHYRGSERQEPSPAQPYRPAIGPPQPS; from the coding sequence ATGCTCTCTCTGTCAATTGAGCGTCGCGCGCTGCTTCGGAAGGGAGTGCGGTTTGTCGTCGGCTTGCAGGGGCTGGTGGGGTTCGGCATGGCCGGGTGGTTCGTCTCCACGGCAACCGGTTGCTATCGCGCGCCGGGGACCGCGCGCGATCAATTCATCACCATCTCCGAAGAAAAAGAAATGGCCATGGGTATCAGCGCCTTTCACGAGATCCTGCGCAAGGCCAGGTTGAGCGACGATTTGGAGATCAACGAGATGGTCAATCGAGTGGGCGGCCGTATTGCCGCCGCGGCGAACAAACCGGAGTATCAATGGGAATTCGTCGTCATTCAGGATGATCGCACCGTCAACGCCTTCGCCCTGCCCGGCGGCAAGGTCGCCGTCTTTACCGGCATCCTCAAATTCACGCAAAACGAAAACGGGTTGGCGACCGTCATGGGCCATGAAGTCGCGCACGTGCTGCAACGCCACGGCGCCGAGCGGTACAGCAGGGGAATTCTGGAGACGATCGCCCAGGTCGGTGCGTTGGCTGCGGGAGCCGCGGCCGGACGACCGGACGCGGCGGTGGCGGCGATGAGCGCCTACGGGGTGGGCGTGTCCCTGCCGTTCGGACGAAGCCAGGAATCAGAGGCCGATTTTATCGGGCTCCGACTGATGGCCCAGGCGGGCTATGATCCCCGCGAAGCGGTGCCGTTTTGGGAACGGATGAGCGGATGCCCCAGGCAGTTGATCGGCAAGGCCTGTTTTCGAGCGCAACAAAATATTCCGGAGTTCTTGTCGACGCACCCGTCCGATTCGACGCGGCTCAACCAAATTGAGGCCTGGTTGCCGGACGCGCTCAAGCATTATCGAGGCTCGGAGCGGCAGGAACCGTCGCCGGCTCAGCCGTATCGTCCGGCGATCGGGCCGCCGCAACCGTCCTGA
- the sppA gene encoding signal peptide peptidase SppA: protein MRNRLVVAVLFGLSVGLPLSGCSFNFTLFPGQGPLKETQVSGSGAAKVLLIDVSGLISSQEKEGLMPAPSPVARIKEQLLKAAQDDNVKAVVLRINTPGGTVTASDIIYHEIKSFKASKKVPIVASIMDLGTSGGYYVASAADAVLAHPSSVTGSIGVIMLTINARGLMEKVGLEATAVTSGPRKDMGSPFRVMTPEERTIFQGLIDSFYQRFLSVVQEGRPHLPMDRIKQLADGRVYAGDQAKAAGLVDEIGYLEDAIELAKKRAKLTEARVVTYQRPGEYVNNVYSRLLAPGPLAAIGELDLMTFLRGSAPQFMYLWMP, encoded by the coding sequence ATGCGTAACCGATTGGTCGTAGCCGTCCTGTTCGGATTGTCGGTCGGATTACCGTTGTCTGGCTGCTCGTTCAACTTTACCTTGTTTCCCGGCCAGGGACCGCTCAAGGAGACCCAGGTGAGCGGCAGCGGGGCGGCCAAGGTGTTGCTCATCGATGTTTCCGGCCTGATCAGCTCGCAGGAAAAGGAGGGGCTCATGCCGGCCCCCAGCCCTGTCGCGCGGATCAAGGAACAGTTGTTGAAAGCCGCCCAAGACGACAACGTGAAGGCGGTCGTCCTCCGCATCAACACGCCGGGCGGCACGGTGACGGCGTCGGATATCATCTATCACGAGATCAAGTCGTTCAAGGCGTCCAAGAAGGTTCCGATCGTCGCCTCGATCATGGACCTGGGAACGTCCGGCGGCTACTACGTCGCTTCCGCCGCGGACGCGGTGTTGGCGCATCCGTCCTCGGTGACCGGCAGCATCGGCGTCATCATGCTGACGATCAACGCCAGGGGCTTGATGGAAAAGGTCGGATTGGAAGCGACGGCGGTGACTTCCGGACCGCGCAAGGACATGGGGTCGCCGTTTCGCGTGATGACCCCGGAGGAGCGGACGATTTTTCAAGGGCTGATCGATTCGTTCTATCAGCGGTTTTTGTCCGTCGTGCAGGAAGGCCGTCCGCACTTGCCGATGGACCGAATCAAACAACTGGCCGACGGACGGGTCTATGCGGGCGACCAGGCGAAGGCGGCTGGGTTGGTGGACGAGATCGGCTATTTGGAGGACGCCATCGAGCTGGCGAAGAAGAGAGCCAAGCTCACCGAGGCCCGCGTCGTCACCTATCAACGGCCCGGCGAATACGTGAACAACGTCTATTCGCGGCTGCTGGCGCCAGGCCCGTTGGCGGCCATCGGCGAGCTTGACCTGATGACATTCCTTCGAGGGAGCGCGCCGCAATTCATGTATTTGTGGATGCCATAG